CAGCGATGGGTGTTTGAGATTGAAGCTCTCGCGCCAGTCGATCTTGCCTGCCATGGGCCGCCTCCAGGGTTTTCTCGTCCGGATAGGCATAGCGGGGAACGGCGACCGATGGCAAGTCGGGCTTCAAAGAAGCATGGCCGTCATTTCCGTCTGGCCGTAGCCGAACGCATAGGTTGCCGTGCCGGAAAAGGCGAGGCGGGCATGGTCACCGGCCGAAAAATAGCTGATCGCGGAGGCGGAATGCGTCAGCGGATTGCCGCCGGTGGCAATGCCGCTGAGGGTCACGCAGTTATCCGAACCGTTCTTTTCAAGCGCGACCCAGTAGCTTCCCGCCGCCGTGGCGGTGACGGTGAGGCTCACCGCGTAATAGCCGCTTGCGGGAAAGACCAGCCGGTTTCCGCCGCCGGTCACCGCAGCGCCCAGCGTGAAACCGCCTTCACCGACATGAAGCGTGCCGAAGCCGCGGTTTGCAGGACCGGCGATCACCGCCGAACCGGCCGGCGCCGCAGCGCGGGCCAGAGGGCGCGACGGCATGCTGACGGCGCCTTCCGGGGTGATCTTCACCGCTTCGTGCCAGCTTGCGCCGTCGGGGCTCGTCTTGATCGCGAAACTGTCGGAACCGGAAAGGCCCATCTCCGCGCGGCCGGACCAGCCGGTCTGGTAGAGCAGGGATGCCGTATCGCCGGCCGTGGCCTTGTTGATCTTCAGCTGATGCCCGCTGCCGGCATTGTTGAAAAGCGTTGCGGGCGCGGAAACCGAAAGCCGGTTGGTGGCGTCAGCCGCAGCGTTAATCCCGAGCGTTAAGAGTTCGAGGTTCGGACCGGGCGGCGGAGAAATCCAGGCGCTGCCGTCAAAGACGCGAACCGCGTTTTCCGACACGAACCAGGCCGACCATCCGGCGACCGGCGCAATGAACTGCCAGTAACCATCCTGAAACAGCGCGAGCGCGCCCGCATGGCCCGCCCATTCGCCAGTCGGGCTTGCCGCAACCAGATGGCAGGCGCCGTCGCCGGGGCTTGAAGGTGGGGTGCTGTCCTCGCCGGAAATGGCGAGATGAACGATTGCGTCGAGCCGCTGCAGCGCCTCGTTGTGGGTGACGTGTTTTTGCGCCTGGGCGGGCAGAATGAAGGGGAGGCCGAGCCTGGTCGTCTGATCCGACATGAGAAACTTCCTTTGCTTGGTCGCTGGACCTGATGCGTCAAGCCTAGCCCTGCCGGAAGCGACGGGGAAAAGGGTGGGCCGCGATGGAGCCGCGCCCGCATGCCCGGAGAAAGGTGCGTCAGGAGTGTTTTCTCAATGATCGCGCGCCCGCGCCGGCATCAGCAGGGCTGCGAGGCCTAAAAGGACAGACAGGGCCGGCGCGCAGATGCAGGGCTCCCTCGCCCGCCGGATTGCCGCGCCCGGCTGCCTGCCGACAGGGGCTTTCGCTTCGCCGGCCTGGCCCGTCCGGCGCTTCATCATGGATCTCTCCGCACTGCAGCGAACCCCTCCCTCGCCGGACGCGAATTTCAATCGATAGTCGATGATCCCTCTTCGGGGCAGGCCGCTTGGAGCGCCGTACGTCCGTTCGGAGGCACAAAGGGCGCTCCAACCCGTTGGATCCACGCATCGTTCTTTCCGAAAATCGATTCCGGCTTTTCGGTCCGATGCGCTAAGCCGCCGTGATGATCCGCTCGGTCGCCGAGACCCGGTAGGCGATGGCCTCGCCGATATGGACCCTGCCGACCGTCGCCTTGCCGTCGAGATCGGCGATCGTGCGGGCGACCTTCAGAATGCGGTGATAGCCGCGCGCCGAAAACCGCATCTTTTCCGCCGCTTCCCGCAAGAGCGCGAGGCCTGCCGCGTCGGGTTCGGCGAGCGTCTCGATCATGTTGGCCGATGCGCGGGCGTTGACGGCCGCCGCGCTCTCGCCAAGGCGCGCAAAGCGTTCGCGCTGGGCCTCGCGGGCGCGGGCGACGCGGCGGGCGATGGCGGCGCTCGTCTCGCCGGTGGCGCTTGCGCCGATGAGGTCGATGGCGGAAACGGCCGGCACGTCGATGCGGATGTCGATCCGGTCCATCAGCGGCCCGGAAATGCGCGCCTGGTACTCGCTTGCGCAGCGTGGCCCGCGCGCGCAGCTGTGGCCCGGTTCCCCAGCCATGCCGCAGCGGCATGGGTTCATGGCGGCGACAAGCTGGAAAGCGGCGGGATAGGAGACGCGATGATTGGCGCGGGCGATCACGCACTCACCGTTTTCCAGCGGCTGGCGCAGCGCATCGAGCACCTGCGGCGAAAATTCCGGCAGTTCATCCAGAAACAGCACGCCGTGATGGGCAAGCGAGGCCTCGCCGGGCCTTGCCTTGATACCGCCGCCGACGAGCGAGGCCATGCTGGCGGAATGATGCGGCGCGCGAAAGGGTCGCCGGTCGGAAAGCCGCCCGCCGGCGAGCTTGCCGGCAATCGAATGCACCATCGACATGTCCAGCAGTTCCTGCGGCATCAGCGGCGGCAGGATGGAGGGCAGGCGCGCGGCCAGCATCGATTTTCCGGCGCCGGGCGGGCCGACCATCAAAAGGTTATGGCCGCCCGCGGCCGCCACCTCGAGCGCGCGCTTGGCGCTTTCCTGCCCCTTTATCTCCGAAAGGTCCGGCAGGTCGTGCGCTGCGGCGCGCACGGCGGGGACGGGGCGGGAGAGCACCTGCGTTCCCTTGAAATGATTGGCGATCGCAATCAGGCTTTTCGGCGCCAGCACGTCGATCTCTGACCCGGCCCAGGCCGCTTCCGGCCCGCATTCGGCCGGGCAGATCAGCCCCTTGTCCATGGCATTGGCGGTCATCGCCGCCGGCAGCGCCCCGGCCACGGCGGCGATCGTGCCGTCGAGATTGAGCTCGCCGATGACCACGTAGCCCGTCAGCGCGTCGGCCGGAACCGCGCCAAGCGCGGCCATCAGTCCGAGCGCGATGGCGAGGTCGAAATGCGAGCCCTCCTTCGGCAGGTCGGCGGGCGCAAGATTGACTGTCACGCGTTTGGCCGGCAAGGCGAGGCCCGTCGCGTGGAGCGCGGCCTGCACCCGCTCGCGGCTTTCGGCAACGGCCTTGTCGGGCAGGCCGACGATCTGCATGCCGATCTTGCCGGGCGCGACCATCACCTGAACATCGACCGGCACACCCTCGATCCCCTGAAATGCAACCGTTTGAACCCTGGATACCATGTAAAGCCCCGCGCCGGCCCCACCCGGCGTCCCCTCAAGAACAGCGTCTCATCAAACCCAGTGGTTGCAAGGATTCCACAATGCGCGCCGATACGCAAGAACAAAAGATGAACCTCCTTCATTCAGTATCACACCGGCGCCTGTGGGATGGACATCCAAGACGCCGTCACCGTAAACAGGGCACGAAGCGTGCCGGAACAATATGGCGGAGAGTGATATGGGTCTTTCGACCGAAGAGCAGATCCTGATCGAGCAGCGCGTGACCAATGGCGCGAAATCGCCGGCGGCCGCCTATCTTCTGTGGTTTTTCGTCGGCTGGGCCGGCGCGCACCGGTTTTATCTTGGCCGGCACGGATCGGCGATCGCCATGCTGCTTCTCAATGTCGTCGGCTGGCTCACCGCCGTCTTCGTTGTCGGTTTTCTGTTTCTCGCCATTTTCGGCATCTGGTGGCTGGTCGACCTGTTCCTCATCTCGGGCATGATCGACGCCCAGAAGAGCGAGCTGCGCAATTCGCTCACGCAGCAGGCGCTCGTCTCACAAAACAAATAGGGCTCAGCCGCGCTTCTTCTCGATCGCGTCCCACATGAGTGCGGCGATGTCCGCGCCGCCGAACTTCTTCACCTCGCGAATGCCGGTGGGAGAGGTGACGTTGATTTCCGTCATATAGTCGCCGATCACATCGATGCCGACGAGAATGAAGCCGCGCTCCTTCAGTGACGGGCCGATGCGCGCGCAGATCTCTTCCTCGCGCGCCGTCAGTTCGGAGGGTTCGGCGCGTCCGCCGACATGCATGTTGGAGCGGCTGTCGGTCTCTGCCGGCACACGGTTGATCGCGCCGGCAAATTCGCCGTCGACGAGGATGATCCGCTTGTCGCCCTTGCGCACGGCCGGCAGATAGGCCTGGGCAATATAGGGCTCGCGGAACATCTGCTCGAACATTTCCAGAAGCGAGGTGAAGTTGCGGTCGTCGCGGGTGGAATGGAACACGCCCGCGCCGCCATTGCCGTAGAGCGGCTTCAGGATGATGTCGCCCATTTCCTCGCGGAAGCGCGCGATCTCGCCGACATCCTTGGTGATCAGCGTCGGCGGCATCAGATCGGCAAATTCGGTGACGAAGATCTTCTCCGGCGAGTTGCGCACCCAGGCCGGATCATTGACCACCAGCGTTTTCGGGTGGATGCGCTCCAGCATGTGGGTCGAGGTGATATAGGCCATGTCGAAGGGCGGGTCCTGGCGCAGCAGCACCACATCCATGGTCGAAAGGTCGGTGCGCTCGGCGGGGCCGAGCGTGTAATGGTCGCCTTCCACATCGCGCAGCGTCATCGGTTCCACGGCGGCAATCACCTTGCCGTCCCGCAACGTCAGCCGGTCGGGGGTGTAGTGATAGAGCTCATAGCCACGGTTTTGCGCCTCCAGCGACATGGCGAAGGTGGAATCGCCCGCAATCTTCACGGTGGAGATATGGTCCATCTGGACGGCGACTTTTTTGATTGCGGCCATGAAACTGGAGCCCCCGGTCTGGTTTGAAGCGCCTCGATATGTAGTCACCGCATGAGCCGTTGGCAATCGCCTTGCGTCAGTCGGAGATGCCCGAGACCGTGCAGATCAGCAGATCGTGATCCGAAAGGGGCGTGCCCTCGTCATCCAGCGCGTCGACCACGCGGCTTTCGGCGATCACAAGCCCGCGCGAGAGAAACCAGTCGAGCTTCATCGGTTGCGGATCCGTTCCGGAGATCAGGCTGGGGCGCGTGGTGATCCTGTCTTTCGGGCCGCCATGGCGCTGATAGCCCCTGTCGCGCGCCAGATCGAAAAGCGTTTCGGCATCGGCATCGCCGCCGGTGCGGTTGCCGGTGTTGAGATCGCCGCCGATCAGCACGGGCAGGTCGGAAAAATGCCAGTCGATCAGGTTGAAGATGTCGGCCATCTGGCGTTCGCGCAGTTCAATGTCGCCATGGCTTTCCAGGTGGGTCGAGAGCGCGACGATCGGGCCCCCGGTGGTCTCGATCTTCGCGCCGATCGCCATGCGCGCGCCGATGCGCGGCTGGTCGTTGTCGTCGGAAAACCAGATCGGCGGCCCGGAAAGCGGCAGCATGAAAGGGGTCTGCAGCGCCGTGGCGGCAAGAAGAGCATTGCCGTGAAAGCCTTTCGCATTGAAGTCATCGGTGCAATAGGGCCGCTCGGCCTCATTGCCGAGGCCGAGCTCGAGAAACTCGACGCCGTAGGCATAGGCCATTTTGCGCGCGTTGGCGATCTCGGCGGTCGGGTGGCGCTGGGCCGTGCGCGCCATGCCGTTGTCCATTTCCGAAAGCATCACCAGACTGGCTTGTTCGCCGGCAAGCTTTTCGGCGCTCCTTTCGGGGAACAGCCCGCGCTGCAGGTTCCAGGCGGCGGCCTGGAAGGGAAAGCCCAGCAGGTCTATCGCCGACGGGGCCCCGCCGGTCTCGAGCGTCTGCAGACAGGAGAGTTCCTGCCGGTAGCGGTCGTGAACATGCGCTGATTTTTCCAGCCCCAGAATGCGCTCGCGTTCGGCGCGACCGGGTCCTTCCAGGGCATGGACGCAATCGGTGAAAAGTTCCGGCATGGGCGTTGCTTCAGGCTGTAACCGTTGCGCTCCGGGAATGGATCCGCTTGCCGGTTTCCCGATCATAGAAATGCAGCTTTGCCGGATCAATCGAAAAGCGCATCTCGTCTGCAAGCGGAATGGCGGGTGAAAGCGCGGCGGTCAGGCTCTGCTCGCCGATCAGGCAATGGGCAAGACGCGTTGCGCCCAGTTCCTCCACATAATCGAGCTTGGCGGTGATCGTGTGCGCGGCCGGATCCTCGGCAACCTGCAGATCTTCTGCGCGGATGCCGACGGTGAGCGCGCCGGAGACCGGCAGGTCGCGCGTCATGGTCAGCACATTGTAGCCGATCGCCAGACGGTCGCCGTTCCGTTCGCCGGAAACGAGGTTCATCGCCGGCGAGCCGATGAAATTGGCGACGAAGGTCGAGGCCGGCTTGTGGTAGACGTCGAGCGGCGTGCCGATCTGCTCGATGCGGCCCGCATTCAGCACGACCAGCCGGTCG
This window of the Martelella lutilitoris genome carries:
- a CDS encoding endonuclease/exonuclease/phosphatase family protein; this translates as MPELFTDCVHALEGPGRAERERILGLEKSAHVHDRYRQELSCLQTLETGGAPSAIDLLGFPFQAAAWNLQRGLFPERSAEKLAGEQASLVMLSEMDNGMARTAQRHPTAEIANARKMAYAYGVEFLELGLGNEAERPYCTDDFNAKGFHGNALLAATALQTPFMLPLSGPPIWFSDDNDQPRIGARMAIGAKIETTGGPIVALSTHLESHGDIELRERQMADIFNLIDWHFSDLPVLIGGDLNTGNRTGGDADAETLFDLARDRGYQRHGGPKDRITTRPSLISGTDPQPMKLDWFLSRGLVIAESRVVDALDDEGTPLSDHDLLICTVSGISD
- a CDS encoding DUF2793 domain-containing protein — its product is MSDQTTRLGLPFILPAQAQKHVTHNEALQRLDAIVHLAISGEDSTPPSSPGDGACHLVAASPTGEWAGHAGALALFQDGYWQFIAPVAGWSAWFVSENAVRVFDGSAWISPPPGPNLELLTLGINAAADATNRLSVSAPATLFNNAGSGHQLKINKATAGDTASLLYQTGWSGRAEMGLSGSDSFAIKTSPDGASWHEAVKITPEGAVSMPSRPLARAAAPAGSAVIAGPANRGFGTLHVGEGGFTLGAAVTGGGNRLVFPASGYYAVSLTVTATAAGSYWVALEKNGSDNCVTLSGIATGGNPLTHSASAISYFSAGDHARLAFSGTATYAFGYGQTEMTAMLL
- a CDS encoding YifB family Mg chelatase-like AAA ATPase, producing the protein MVSRVQTVAFQGIEGVPVDVQVMVAPGKIGMQIVGLPDKAVAESRERVQAALHATGLALPAKRVTVNLAPADLPKEGSHFDLAIALGLMAALGAVPADALTGYVVIGELNLDGTIAAVAGALPAAMTANAMDKGLICPAECGPEAAWAGSEIDVLAPKSLIAIANHFKGTQVLSRPVPAVRAAAHDLPDLSEIKGQESAKRALEVAAAGGHNLLMVGPPGAGKSMLAARLPSILPPLMPQELLDMSMVHSIAGKLAGGRLSDRRPFRAPHHSASMASLVGGGIKARPGEASLAHHGVLFLDELPEFSPQVLDALRQPLENGECVIARANHRVSYPAAFQLVAAMNPCRCGMAGEPGHSCARGPRCASEYQARISGPLMDRIDIRIDVPAVSAIDLIGASATGETSAAIARRVARAREAQRERFARLGESAAAVNARASANMIETLAEPDAAGLALLREAAEKMRFSARGYHRILKVARTIADLDGKATVGRVHIGEAIAYRVSATERIITAA
- a CDS encoding TM2 domain-containing protein, translated to MGLSTEEQILIEQRVTNGAKSPAAAYLLWFFVGWAGAHRFYLGRHGSAIAMLLLNVVGWLTAVFVVGFLFLAIFGIWWLVDLFLISGMIDAQKSELRNSLTQQALVSQNK
- the gshB gene encoding glutathione synthase, translating into MAAIKKVAVQMDHISTVKIAGDSTFAMSLEAQNRGYELYHYTPDRLTLRDGKVIAAVEPMTLRDVEGDHYTLGPAERTDLSTMDVVLLRQDPPFDMAYITSTHMLERIHPKTLVVNDPAWVRNSPEKIFVTEFADLMPPTLITKDVGEIARFREEMGDIILKPLYGNGGAGVFHSTRDDRNFTSLLEMFEQMFREPYIAQAYLPAVRKGDKRIILVDGEFAGAINRVPAETDSRSNMHVGGRAEPSELTAREEEICARIGPSLKERGFILVGIDVIGDYMTEINVTSPTGIREVKKFGGADIAALMWDAIEKKRG